From a single Lentisphaera profundi genomic region:
- a CDS encoding ROK family protein: protein MNKILGFDLGGTKVLAAVLDKDFNILSRVKMKANADLGLNSVYKVICSVINDACDEAGIKTSDLSAIGGCAPGLVEPKTGLVYDSPNLGFKDFPLQENLSKDFNLPVKIENDVNAGLYGELHFGAAKGMKNVLALSPGTGVGGAIVIDGDLYRGARGGAGEFGHIVVQPDGPLCACGQRGCLEAIASRTALSQQILSFAVRGRIPMVIEEAKANLKKVKSGLIARAYNSGDPDVKAIIDYAARYLGVGMSNLVNSFNPEAIILGGGLIEALPEPFLEISTRVMREQAMRINGEEVKVLAAELGDDAVIKGAAKLASQLIA from the coding sequence ATGAATAAAATTTTAGGTTTTGATTTAGGAGGAACAAAAGTTCTAGCGGCCGTTTTGGATAAGGATTTCAATATCCTTTCTCGAGTTAAAATGAAGGCCAATGCTGACTTAGGTCTAAACTCAGTATATAAAGTTATTTGTTCAGTTATAAATGATGCATGTGATGAAGCAGGGATAAAAACATCCGACTTATCAGCTATCGGTGGATGTGCGCCTGGTTTGGTGGAACCCAAAACTGGCTTAGTTTATGATTCACCCAATCTGGGTTTTAAGGATTTCCCATTACAAGAGAATTTGTCCAAAGATTTTAATCTCCCTGTGAAAATTGAAAATGATGTAAATGCCGGACTTTATGGTGAACTTCACTTTGGCGCTGCTAAGGGGATGAAAAATGTATTGGCCTTATCTCCTGGAACAGGGGTTGGAGGTGCAATAGTTATTGACGGCGATCTTTATCGTGGTGCGAGAGGCGGAGCAGGGGAGTTTGGACATATAGTCGTACAGCCGGATGGACCTCTTTGTGCTTGTGGCCAAAGAGGTTGCTTAGAGGCTATAGCTAGCAGAACAGCACTCTCTCAGCAAATATTATCCTTTGCCGTACGTGGTCGTATTCCTATGGTGATAGAAGAGGCTAAGGCTAATCTGAAAAAAGTAAAAAGTGGTTTGATTGCTAGGGCCTATAATTCAGGAGACCCAGATGTGAAAGCTATTATTGATTATGCAGCTCGATATCTCGGTGTAGGCATGTCTAACTTAGTAAACTCTTTTAATCCGGAAGCCATTATTTTGGGGGGAGGCTTAATCGAAGCTTTGCCAGAACCATTTCTAGAGATATCAACTAGAGTAATGCGTGAGCAGGCAATGAGGATTAATGGTGAAGAAGTCAAAGTTTTAGCGGCTGAATTAGGTGATGATGCAGTGATTAAGGGCGCTGCAAAATTGGCAAGTCAATTAATAGCTTAA